From the Cryptomeria japonica chromosome 2, Sugi_1.0, whole genome shotgun sequence genome, one window contains:
- the LOC131868963 gene encoding uncharacterized protein LOC131868963, with product MGSSSSSSAAPAHHVLFLVGIIVLFVMFSWYMSYEAAYESVMDQLSLVVMASPVVILLAVHWLSAKEKHHPFSSVMPCAERHTIHKAGGSPWGVGFLLLFLMFMISYQSHLQDRTWFPIRKRSYY from the coding sequence atgggttcttcttcttcttcttctgcagctcCTGCGCACCATGTATTGTTTTTGGTGGGCATAATAGTGTTATTTGTGATGTTCTCATGGTATATGAGTTATGAAGCAGCCTACGAAAGTGTTATGGATCAGTTGAGTCTTGTGGTAATGGCGTCTCCTGTTGTAATACTTTTGGCAGTGCACTGGCTTTCTGCAAAGGAAAAACATCACCCATTTTCTTCTGTGATGCCCTGTGCAGAGCGCCATACCATACATAAAGCAGGGGGTTCTCCCTGGGGAGTGGGTTTTCTCTTGCTGTTtctcatgtttatgatttcttacCAGTCTCATTTACAGGATCGTACCTGGTTTCCCATACGGAAAAGAAGCTACTATTGA